From the genome of Streptococcus marmotae, one region includes:
- the hslO gene encoding Hsp33 family molecular chaperone HslO, which translates to MDKMIKTISENGHFRAFVLDSTETVQTAQEKHDTMASSTVALGRTLIANQMLAANEKGNTKMTLKILGNSSLGAIISVADTNGHVKGYIQNPDIDLKKTATGEVIVGPLVGQGQFLVITDYGMGHPYHSMTPLISGEIGEDFAYFLTESQQTPSAVGLNVLLDEEDKVKVAGGFLVQVLPDATEVEIAQFEQRIQHMPAISSLLESDNHIEALLEAIYGEQPFKRLSEDTLSFSCDCSKERFLQALASLPKTDLIEMKEEDKGAAITCQFCQTHYQFDEHDLEELIND; encoded by the coding sequence ATGGACAAAATGATTAAAACAATTTCAGAAAATGGGCACTTTCGTGCCTTTGTATTAGATAGCACAGAAACGGTTCAAACTGCTCAAGAAAAACATGATACCATGGCTTCGTCAACTGTCGCCTTGGGGCGTACCTTGATTGCCAATCAGATGCTGGCCGCAAATGAAAAGGGCAATACTAAAATGACCCTTAAAATCCTTGGAAACAGCTCTCTTGGCGCCATTATCAGCGTGGCAGATACAAATGGTCATGTCAAGGGATATATTCAAAACCCAGACATTGACTTGAAAAAAACAGCGACGGGCGAAGTCATCGTAGGGCCGCTTGTGGGCCAAGGACAATTTTTAGTGATTACCGACTATGGTATGGGACATCCCTACCACTCGATGACACCGCTAATTTCAGGAGAAATTGGTGAAGATTTTGCCTATTTTTTGACTGAAAGTCAACAAACACCGTCAGCAGTTGGGCTCAATGTCTTACTTGATGAAGAAGACAAGGTCAAGGTGGCAGGTGGTTTTCTAGTTCAAGTCTTACCAGATGCCACAGAAGTAGAAATTGCACAATTTGAACAACGGATTCAGCATATGCCTGCTATTTCTAGCCTGCTTGAGTCTGACAATCATATCGAGGCTCTGCTGGAAGCTATTTACGGTGAGCAACCTTTTAAACGCTTATCCGAAGACACACTCAGCTTTAGCTGTGATTGCTCAAAAGAACGCTTCTTACAGGCTCTTGCTAGCCTCCCAAAAACAGATTTAATAGAAATGAAAGAAGAAGACAAGGGAGCAGCCATTACCTGTCAATTCTGCCAGACCCATTACCAATTTGACGAACATGACTTGGAGGAACTCATCAATGACTAA
- the dusB gene encoding tRNA dihydrouridine synthase DusB → MTNLNTPFMIGNVEIPNRTVLAPMAGVTNSAFRTIAKEMGAGLVVMEMISEKGLLYNNEKTLHMLHIEENEAPMSIQLFGGDADGLSRAAEFIQKNTKANIVDINMGCPVNKVIKNEAGAKWLKDPDKIYHIIKQVTSVLDIPLTVKMRTGWADSGLAIENALAAESAGVAALAMHGRTREQMYTGTVDLETLSNVAKALTKIPFIANGDIRTVQDARQRIEEVGADAVMVGRTAMGNPYIFEQINHYLETGEILPDLSFEDKLKIAFEHLTRLVNLKGENIAVREFRGLAPHYLRGTAGAAKIRGTVARAETVAEVEALFNQAREAYKK, encoded by the coding sequence ATGACTAATCTCAACACCCCTTTTATGATTGGAAATGTCGAAATCCCCAATCGTACAGTCCTAGCTCCCATGGCTGGTGTTACTAATTCCGCCTTTCGTACCATTGCAAAAGAAATGGGGGCAGGACTGGTTGTCATGGAAATGATTTCTGAAAAAGGACTGCTTTATAATAACGAAAAGACCCTGCATATGTTGCACATCGAAGAAAACGAAGCTCCAATGTCTATCCAACTCTTCGGTGGAGATGCTGACGGATTATCACGCGCTGCGGAATTTATCCAAAAAAATACCAAGGCCAACATTGTCGACATCAATATGGGCTGCCCCGTGAACAAGGTCATCAAAAATGAAGCAGGTGCCAAATGGCTCAAAGACCCTGATAAAATTTACCATATTATCAAGCAAGTAACCTCTGTCCTTGACATTCCCTTAACCGTCAAAATGCGGACTGGTTGGGCTGATTCTGGCCTAGCTATTGAAAATGCCCTCGCTGCAGAAAGTGCTGGAGTGGCTGCTCTTGCCATGCACGGTCGCACTCGGGAACAAATGTATACTGGAACCGTTGACCTTGAAACCCTCAGCAATGTCGCAAAGGCCCTCACCAAAATCCCATTCATCGCAAATGGAGATATTCGAACTGTCCAAGATGCTCGCCAACGGATTGAAGAAGTTGGTGCAGATGCTGTTATGGTCGGACGAACGGCTATGGGAAATCCTTACATCTTTGAACAAATCAATCATTATCTCGAGACAGGGGAAATCTTGCCCGATTTGAGTTTTGAAGATAAGCTCAAGATTGCCTTTGAACACCTTACTCGCTTGGTCAACCTCAAGGGAGAGAACATTGCCGTCCGTGAATTCCGTGGGTTAGCTCCTCATTATCTACGCGGAACAGCTGGTGCCGCTAAAATCCGTGGTACCGTTGCCCGTGCCGAAACTGTTGCAGAAGTTGAAGCACTCTTTAACCAAGCACGTGAAGCCTATAAAAAATAA
- a CDS encoding ATP-dependent Clp protease ATP-binding subunit — translation MEFSKGLQRAYEDAQFIGQRYMCDYLETWHLLLAFVINPDTIAGAVLAEYPADVADYEQATRLVTERSYREELEEFTLLRTSKRLGEVVQFAHKIAEVVKAKQVGTEHIFMAILLDKRSVASQILDRAGFHFEDSDDKIRFIDLRKNLEAKAGFSKEDLKAIRSMMKGGRANRPTMANMMGMPPAPQTGGLEDYTRDLTSLARAGQIEPVIGRESEISRMIQVLSRKTKNNPVLVGEAGVGKTALASGLAQRVADGAVPASLSKMRVLELDLMNVIAGTRFRGDFEERMNNIINDIEEDGNVILFIDELHTIMGSGSGIDSTLDAANILKPALARGTLRTVGATTQDEYQKHIEKDAALSRRFAKVTVDEPSVADSIAILQGLKQAYERHHNIQITEEAVRTAVLFAKRYLTSKNLPDSAIDLLDEASATVQNQQKVSGKQSELSAADQALMDGKHKTVSQLLVKELEEENREILGDAQVTEEDVLLTLSRLSGIPVAKLSQTDVKKYLNLEAELHKRVIGQDAAISAVSRAIRRNQSGIRTGKRPIGSFMFLGPTGVGKTELAKALAEVLFDDESALIRFDMSEYMEKFAASRLNGAPPGYVGYEEGGELTEKVRNKPYAVLLFDEVEKAHPDTFNLLLQVLDDGVLTDSKGRKVDFSNTLIIMTSNLGATALRDDKTVGFGALDLSQSQEHVEKRIFEELKKAYRPEFINRIDEKIVFHSLSDHDMQEVVKVMIQPLQAVMDEKGIQFKIQPSALKLLAKEGYDREMGARPLRRVIQKKVEDPLAEMLLRGELQSGSTLKIGVKAGELKFDSSR, via the coding sequence ATGGAATTTTCAAAAGGATTACAACGTGCCTATGAGGATGCACAGTTCATTGGACAACGCTACATGTGTGACTACTTAGAAACTTGGCATCTATTATTGGCTTTTGTCATTAATCCAGATACGATTGCAGGAGCTGTTTTGGCAGAATACCCTGCGGATGTTGCAGACTATGAGCAAGCGACTCGCTTGGTAACAGAGCGTAGCTATCGTGAAGAACTAGAAGAGTTTACCTTGTTGCGAACATCAAAACGCTTAGGTGAGGTGGTTCAGTTTGCCCATAAGATTGCGGAAGTTGTAAAGGCTAAGCAGGTAGGAACCGAGCATATCTTCATGGCGATTTTGCTTGATAAACGCTCAGTTGCCTCACAGATTTTGGATAGGGCTGGTTTTCATTTTGAGGATTCGGATGACAAGATTCGCTTTATCGATTTGCGGAAAAATTTGGAGGCAAAGGCTGGATTTTCAAAGGAAGATTTAAAAGCCATTCGTAGTATGATGAAAGGTGGTCGTGCGAATCGTCCAACTATGGCCAATATGATGGGCATGCCGCCAGCACCGCAGACGGGTGGTTTAGAAGACTATACACGAGATTTGACTTCCTTAGCTCGTGCAGGACAGATTGAGCCAGTCATTGGTCGGGAATCAGAAATTTCTCGAATGATTCAAGTCCTGTCTCGTAAGACCAAGAATAATCCTGTCTTAGTAGGAGAAGCAGGGGTTGGGAAAACAGCTTTGGCATCGGGGTTGGCGCAGCGAGTGGCAGATGGAGCAGTGCCAGCTAGTCTAAGCAAAATGCGGGTCTTGGAATTGGACTTGATGAATGTGATTGCAGGAACACGTTTTCGTGGTGATTTTGAGGAACGGATGAACAATATCATCAACGATATTGAAGAAGATGGGAATGTTATCCTCTTTATTGATGAGCTACATACGATTATGGGGTCAGGTAGCGGAATTGATTCGACCTTAGATGCAGCCAATATTCTAAAACCAGCTCTTGCACGGGGAACCTTGCGAACAGTTGGTGCAACGACCCAAGATGAATACCAAAAGCATATTGAAAAAGATGCAGCCCTGTCTCGTCGATTTGCGAAGGTGACAGTAGATGAACCAAGTGTGGCAGATAGCATTGCTATTTTACAAGGCTTAAAACAGGCTTATGAACGCCACCATAACATTCAGATTACAGAGGAAGCTGTTCGTACGGCTGTGCTGTTTGCTAAACGGTACTTGACTAGCAAAAATTTGCCAGACTCAGCGATTGATTTGCTTGATGAAGCGAGTGCAACGGTGCAAAATCAGCAAAAAGTTAGCGGCAAACAGTCTGAATTGTCTGCGGCTGATCAGGCATTGATGGATGGAAAACACAAGACAGTCAGTCAACTGTTAGTTAAGGAATTGGAGGAAGAAAACCGAGAAATACTGGGAGATGCCCAAGTGACAGAAGAAGATGTCTTGTTAACCCTTAGTCGCTTATCTGGTATTCCAGTTGCAAAGTTGAGTCAGACAGATGTGAAAAAATATTTGAATTTAGAAGCTGAATTGCACAAGCGTGTGATTGGCCAAGATGCTGCTATTTCTGCAGTTAGTCGGGCGATTCGACGCAATCAATCTGGTATTCGGACAGGCAAGCGCCCTATTGGTTCCTTTATGTTCTTAGGACCTACGGGGGTCGGAAAAACAGAGTTGGCAAAGGCTTTGGCTGAAGTATTATTCGACGACGAATCGGCTCTCATTCGTTTTGATATGAGTGAGTATATGGAAAAATTTGCGGCTAGTCGCTTAAATGGTGCTCCTCCTGGTTACGTTGGCTACGAAGAAGGTGGTGAGCTAACCGAAAAAGTCCGCAACAAACCTTATGCCGTTCTGTTATTTGATGAGGTTGAAAAAGCACATCCAGACACCTTTAATCTTTTGCTGCAGGTATTAGATGATGGTGTCTTGACAGATAGTAAGGGACGAAAGGTTGATTTTTCGAATACCCTCATCATTATGACATCTAACCTTGGGGCAACAGCTTTGCGTGATGATAAGACAGTTGGTTTTGGGGCACTTGATTTGTCTCAGAGTCAAGAGCACGTTGAAAAACGTATTTTTGAAGAGTTGAAAAAAGCGTACCGACCAGAATTTATCAACCGAATTGATGAGAAGATTGTCTTCCATAGTCTGAGTGATCACGATATGCAAGAAGTGGTGAAAGTGATGATTCAGCCCCTTCAAGCGGTGATGGATGAAAAAGGTATTCAGTTTAAGATTCAACCTTCTGCGCTAAAATTACTAGCAAAAGAAGGTTATGATAGAGAAATGGGCGCGCGACCACTCCGTCGTGTCATCCAAAAGAAAGTCGAAGATCCACTAGCAGAAATGTTGCTACGTGGGGAATTACAGAGCGGCAGTACACTAAAAATTGGTGTAAAAGCTGGCGAATTGAAATTCGATAGTAGCCGATAA
- a CDS encoding CtsR family transcriptional regulator — protein sequence MAMKNTSDYIEEHIKAILEQVSVAELRRSELASRFEVVPSQINYVIKTRFTASRGYIVESKRGGGGYIRIGRVTFSDKHELVHDLLHNMGKEVSGTVFADILQLLFEEQLMTEREGNLLLSIGSDEVLGIDAAPIRARMLRQLLQRLDRKED from the coding sequence ATGGCGATGAAAAATACATCTGATTATATTGAAGAGCATATCAAGGCGATTTTGGAACAAGTAAGTGTGGCGGAGTTGCGTAGGAGTGAATTGGCCAGTCGGTTTGAAGTCGTACCAAGTCAGATTAATTATGTGATTAAGACACGCTTTACGGCTAGTCGTGGCTATATTGTCGAAAGTAAGCGTGGTGGCGGTGGTTACATCCGGATTGGTCGTGTTACTTTCTCAGACAAGCATGAGTTAGTTCACGATTTGCTACATAATATGGGGAAAGAAGTATCTGGGACTGTTTTTGCGGATATTTTACAGCTGTTATTTGAAGAGCAGTTGATGACGGAGCGAGAAGGCAATCTCTTGTTGTCAATTGGTAGTGATGAAGTATTAGGAATAGATGCGGCTCCTATTCGTGCAAGGATGCTACGACAACTGCTACAACGATTGGATAGGAAAGAGGATTAG
- a CDS encoding type II toxin-antitoxin system HicB family antitoxin yields MLKSYPAIFHKEDTGYWVEFPEFGGGTRGDNLEEAMYNAREFLESSIALYIDEGLELPKVSNIEDLSAPDGFVTMIQADPTPFIKNNKAIRKNVTVPEWLTRLADREGLNYSEVLTKALETRLQV; encoded by the coding sequence ATGTTGAAATCTTATCCAGCTATTTTTCATAAAGAAGATACAGGCTACTGGGTGGAGTTTCCAGAATTTGGCGGAGGTACTAGGGGTGACAACCTAGAAGAAGCTATGTATAACGCCCGCGAGTTTTTAGAAAGTTCTATCGCTCTTTATATTGATGAGGGGTTGGAATTGCCAAAAGTGAGCAATATAGAAGACTTGAGCGCCCCCGATGGCTTTGTCACAATGATACAAGCTGATCCAACACCTTTCATTAAGAATAATAAAGCGATTCGAAAGAATGTCACGGTGCCCGAATGGTTGACTAGACTCGCTGACCGTGAGGGGTTGAACTATTCTGAGGTACTAACAAAAGCATTAGAAACACGTTTGCAAGTATAA
- a CDS encoding type II toxin-antitoxin system HicA family toxin: MPLTGKEMVKLAEANGWKEIRTNGSHHHFKKEGCSKIVTIPVHGNKDLGKGLEKKILKDLGLL; this comes from the coding sequence ATGCCACTTACAGGCAAAGAAATGGTAAAACTTGCAGAGGCCAACGGGTGGAAAGAAATCCGAACTAATGGAAGTCATCACCATTTCAAAAAAGAAGGATGTTCGAAAATAGTTACAATTCCAGTCCATGGAAATAAGGACTTAGGGAAAGGACTAGAGAAGAAAATCCTGAAAGATTTGGGGCTATTATAG
- a CDS encoding replication protein, translating to MLALLESKSVEEAAKKAGIGRTTGHGYLKSLTFRRAYREARNNVMQQATALLQSASTEAVEVLREIMLDESVSPYARQQSARTILEFGYKAHENENILEVIEELEARFEDEATSERT from the coding sequence ATGCTAGCTTTGTTGGAATCTAAAAGCGTTGAGGAAGCGGCAAAAAAAGCTGGAATCGGACGGACAACGGGGCATGGTTATCTAAAGTCTCTTACTTTTCGCAGGGCTTACCGTGAAGCTAGAAACAATGTTATGCAACAGGCTACGGCGCTTTTACAGTCCGCAAGCACTGAAGCAGTTGAGGTTTTGCGGGAGATTATGCTGGATGAATCTGTTAGCCCCTACGCCCGCCAGCAGTCAGCGCGGACTATTTTAGAATTTGGCTACAAGGCACATGAGAATGAGAATATTCTGGAAGTGATTGAGGAGCTAGAAGCGAGGTTTGAAGATGAAGCGACATCAGAAAGAACTTAA
- a CDS encoding minor capsid protein produces the protein MSIRIKVDLDGVTAKLSEKNFVKARTEMAKQMLADMNYFVPSSDPYSDGHLRASGHVVEGGRAIEWTPPYARAQFYGTNGIVTFQHYSTPGTGKRWDEKAKDIHMNHWKDIFIEEAGL, from the coding sequence ATGTCAATACGTATTAAGGTTGATTTAGATGGTGTTACAGCCAAATTAAGTGAAAAAAACTTTGTGAAGGCTCGGACGGAAATGGCAAAACAAATGCTAGCGGATATGAATTACTTTGTGCCGTCATCTGATCCGTATTCTGATGGGCATTTGCGTGCTTCTGGGCATGTTGTTGAAGGAGGTCGTGCCATTGAATGGACTCCACCGTATGCTAGAGCGCAATTTTATGGCACGAATGGGATTGTAACTTTTCAACATTACTCAACGCCTGGAACTGGGAAACGTTGGGATGAGAAAGCAAAGGATATCCACATGAATCATTGGAAAGATATATTTATCGAAGAAGCAGGGCTTTAA
- a CDS encoding DUF2292 domain-containing protein: MSTIDDLRKLLNNGCVLYQKDGIIKSARLPAYGSLIITMQDSQPIQVETRRKEKI; this comes from the coding sequence ATGAGCACTATTGATGATTTAAGAAAATTACTGAATAATGGTTGCGTATTATACCAAAAAGATGGTATAATAAAATCAGCAAGGTTGCCAGCGTATGGGAGTTTAATTATTACAATGCAGGATAGCCAACCTATACAGGTGGAAACAAGGCGAAAAGAAAAAATTTAA
- a CDS encoding virulence-associated E family protein — protein MDKKEIVDTIIQQDEKETTQGETETAYQEVIPAFRTYGKSKIPARSPYNVILVFEQHKSIFKGVRYNDFSKAIEKTELTPWGTNKGLWSDEDTKLAIAFIDEKYGFAPTRENVEIAILKVAKENTYHPVKDRIESQRWDGVERAERYFIDLLGCPDTSYAREVTRLWLTGLVARIYQPGIKFEIVPILTGGQGLGKSTATKRLLPDFHSDSVRKFGDHTEDYRILQTNAVIEFGELKGFKKTAIEAVKNFISASSDDIRALYGRKPEKVERHCVFIGTSNAKGFLKDEGKERRFYPLQCGVNDVACHPMEKEEGYFLQVLAEAKAWYDKGQPLTVSTELDKELEQIQEAYKVEDPEKEAILEYLGYFYPPIDWYELSPHERRQYFLKHLQEPLDDNQQYKEYPLAFGSAQLELTTPNEVAYVVFNENPTKGRGGRYSQKARDVLDNHKDWERSEAKKRLWKNGKPTHYYFKIRR, from the coding sequence TTGGATAAAAAAGAAATCGTAGACACTATTATCCAGCAAGACGAAAAGGAAACGACACAAGGCGAAACAGAAACAGCCTATCAAGAAGTGATCCCCGCCTTTCGGACGTATGGAAAATCAAAGATACCAGCCAGAAGCCCCTATAATGTTATTTTGGTTTTTGAACAGCATAAAAGTATTTTCAAGGGCGTTAGATACAACGATTTTTCAAAGGCAATTGAAAAGACTGAGTTAACCCCGTGGGGGACAAACAAGGGCTTATGGAGTGACGAGGATACAAAATTAGCCATTGCTTTCATCGATGAAAAATACGGCTTTGCGCCAACTAGGGAGAATGTAGAAATAGCGATTTTGAAAGTCGCAAAAGAAAACACTTATCACCCCGTAAAAGACCGTATAGAGTCGCAACGATGGGACGGAGTAGAACGGGCGGAACGGTATTTTATAGACTTGCTAGGTTGTCCCGATACAAGCTACGCCCGTGAGGTCACAAGATTATGGTTGACGGGTTTAGTTGCCCGCATTTATCAGCCTGGAATTAAGTTTGAAATTGTGCCGATTTTGACCGGCGGGCAAGGTTTGGGGAAAAGTACAGCTACCAAGCGCTTGTTGCCTGACTTTCATTCGGATAGCGTCCGGAAATTTGGCGACCATACAGAAGACTATCGTATTTTACAGACAAATGCGGTGATTGAATTCGGAGAGCTGAAGGGCTTTAAAAAGACGGCTATTGAAGCTGTTAAGAACTTCATCAGCGCTTCTAGTGATGATATTCGGGCGCTATATGGCAGAAAGCCTGAAAAGGTGGAGCGCCATTGCGTTTTCATCGGGACATCAAACGCCAAAGGCTTTCTAAAGGACGAGGGCAAGGAGCGACGTTTTTATCCTCTCCAATGCGGAGTTAATGATGTCGCTTGTCACCCGATGGAGAAGGAAGAAGGCTACTTCTTGCAAGTGTTGGCAGAGGCTAAAGCGTGGTACGATAAAGGGCAACCCCTGACCGTCTCAACGGAACTAGATAAGGAGCTAGAGCAAATTCAAGAAGCTTACAAGGTGGAAGATCCAGAAAAAGAAGCGATTTTAGAGTATTTGGGCTATTTTTATCCGCCGATAGACTGGTACGAGCTATCACCACATGAACGCCGTCAGTATTTTCTAAAACATCTGCAAGAGCCTTTAGACGATAACCAGCAATACAAGGAATACCCGCTTGCATTTGGGTCTGCTCAGCTTGAGCTGACAACGCCTAACGAAGTTGCCTATGTTGTCTTTAACGAAAATCCAACCAAGGGACGAGGGGGACGCTATAGCCAAAAAGCGAGGGATGTACTAGATAATCACAAGGACTGGGAACGGTCAGAAGCCAAAAAAAGACTATGGAAGAATGGGAAACCAACTCACTACTATTTTAAAATAAGGCGTTAA